From uncultured Roseateles sp., the proteins below share one genomic window:
- a CDS encoding c-type cytochrome, whose product MRHCLLIALLLLTACSRDDKPTPAQAESLRPADTRLAAVYERSCLNCHGRSDGTAPLTGHASAWAPRLAKGMPALLHSVHQGLNSMPAMGLCPDCSDSDLEHLITFMSRTDKQ is encoded by the coding sequence ATGCGCCACTGCCTGCTGATCGCCTTGCTGCTGCTCACCGCCTGCAGCAGGGATGACAAACCGACACCCGCGCAGGCTGAAAGCCTGCGCCCCGCCGATACGCGCCTGGCCGCTGTCTACGAACGCTCCTGCCTGAACTGCCATGGCCGCAGCGACGGCACCGCGCCCTTGACCGGCCATGCCAGCGCCTGGGCGCCGCGCCTGGCCAAGGGCATGCCGGCCCTGCTGCACAGCGTGCACCAGGGGCTGAACAGCATGCCGGCCATGGGCCTGTGCCCGGATTGCAGCGACAGCGACCTCGAACACCTGATCACCTTCATGAGCCGGACAGACAAGCAATGA